The bacterium DNA segment GGGGATTCTGCTGATGCCGTCTTCTACATTCGCAAGGGCAAGATCACGCTCACAGTGCTGTCCAAACAGCGGAAAAAGGCGGTCATCGCAACGTTGGGGCCGGGCGACTTCTTTGGCGAAGGCTGCCTCGCGGGTCAGCGCCGTCGTATGGCGACCGCGACGGCGACGACCGATGGTTCCGTCGTGAGGCTTAAGAAGCGCACAATGATCCGATTGTTACATGACGAACCTACGCTCCTGGAGCTGTTCATGTCTTACGTGCTTTCCCACAATGTTCGCGTTGAAGAGAGTCTCGTGGATCAGCTTTTCGGTTCGAGCGAGCAACGACTGGCGCGGACGCTTCTACTGCTGGCTCACGCCGGCAAGGATCGAGACGCCGAGAGCGTGGTTCCCAGGATCCGTCAAGAGACTCTGGCGAAAATGATCGGCGCGACGCGGGCACGCGTGAGTTTCATTATGAACAGGTTCAAGAAGTTGGGCCTCATAGAGTACAACGGCGGCTTGCGAGTTCACAGCGAACTTCGCAATGTCGTCCTGCACGACTAAGTCCCCGGATCTCCTGAGCGTGAAGCAGCCCTTCCGGGCGGAACACTGCGTCCCCTAACAACTCGCGCGTGGGGGCCAGTGTGAGCAATTTTGAGCAGACGACACCTCTTTGGTCATGTTACTTTTGGTGGTGCGAACTGCATAGCGTCCTGACGAGCGGTTCCAGCAGCGGAATTGCGGGACCAAAGTCAAGGACTGAAAAAGGAGGAAGCCGATGTACATCAGTCTGGGCACCGTGGTCCTGATTGCCCTGGTCTGGCTGATCTTCTTCCGATAGGCTACACCTCTCGTGGCGTCGCTGTGCCCGCGCCGCCCGGGCCCACACCCTGGGCGGCAGATGAGCGCTGCTGGGTTCTAGCGCGGAGGGGATTATTCACCCACAGTGGCAGACGGTGGCGCGTTGACCGTCTGCGCTCCGCAGCGGTCGCACTTGGTCAATTCAAGTGCGAGCTACCCGGGCAGATGGACGCGTGACACGTCTGGAGTAGTCAACCCTGACAGCACGCCGCTTCCCTGCAGCTATTCCCGCCTTTGCGCCCGCGTGAGCAATCTTGAACAGACGCCCTGTCCATACCGTGTCACCGTCATTCTAGAAGGGTGGCGACCAAAACGCCGGGAAGGGGTGCAGCATGAACAAGGACGTCCTCGAGGGCAAGTGGAAGCAGCTCCATGGCCTCGCAAAGGTCAAATGGGGCAAGTTGACCGATGACGATCTCGATCAGACCAAAGGCAATTACGAGATACTGGTCGGCAAGATCCAGGAGAAGTATGGCACAACGCGTGAGGAAATCGAACGAGAGCTCCAGGCCGCGCACTCGCATGAGCCTGCGCAGAAGCCGCGCTAGGCCAGCGAGGCACGGAATGCGCCCCGGGGATTCTAGTGACAAGGATCCCCGGTTTCGTTTCTTGAACGGGCAGCCCACGGCGGTGACGATCCGAAGCGTAGACGAGACTAGACTCGTCATGCCGAGCATATGCCACAGCTCAAGTAAACTGAACAAGAAAGGAGAGCATCATGCTCCCGATCGGCGACGATAATACCTCTCGCAGAACTGTTCCGGTGGTCACCTATGCCCTGGTGGCTCTGAACCTGCTCTTCTTCCTGGTCGAGCTGAGCGGCGGTGAACCGTTCATCGTGCGTTGGGCATTCGTCCCCCGCCGCTTCCTTGCCAACCCGGTAGGGGATGTCCTGACACTCTTCACTTCCATGTTCATGCACGCCGGGTGGGCTCACTTCTTGGGCAACATGCTCTATTTGTGGATCTTCGGTGACA contains these protein-coding regions:
- a CDS encoding Crp/Fnr family transcriptional regulator, whose translation is MRSRKPLRFGLQAFLESRGDGQRIMALQKQQALFAQGDSADAVFYIRKGKITLTVLSKQRKKAVIATLGPGDFFGEGCLAGQRRRMATATATTDGSVVRLKKRTMIRLLHDEPTLLELFMSYVLSHNVRVEESLVDQLFGSSEQRLARTLLLLAHAGKDRDAESVVPRIRQETLAKMIGATRARVSFIMNRFKKLGLIEYNGGLRVHSELRNVVLHD
- a CDS encoding CsbD family protein — its product is MNKDVLEGKWKQLHGLAKVKWGKLTDDDLDQTKGNYEILVGKIQEKYGTTREEIERELQAAHSHEPAQKPR